The Christiangramia flava JLT2011 region ATTCTACCAGTTTTTGATAATTTTCATGATCAAATCGGTATAAAAAGGCGCCCCGTTTACTGCCGCTTTTGTCCTTTTCATCCAGTTTTTCCAGCACGCGTAAGGAAGTCACTTTTTTACGGAAATTCCTACTGTCGAGCTCCCGCTGGTAGATCGCTTCATACAAACACTGTAATTGCGGAATGGTAAATTTCTCCGGTAACAACTCAAAACCAATAGGGCGATAGCGGGCGTTGTATTTGAGCTGTTTCAAAGCATCGAGCACCATCTGGTTATGATCCAGGATCAGCTGTGGTACTTCATTGATCTCATACCAGCTGGCGCCATGCTGGCGAACGAGTTCCTTGTCGTATTCATCAATCCGGATCAGGGCGTAATGTGCCACCGAGATACAACGGTAACCGGGGTCACGATCCTTTTTTCCGTAGCATTTTAACTGCTGCATAAAGACATTTTCAAGGCCCGTAGTTTCGCGCAGCACCCGTTCACAGGCCACGTCCAGGTCTTCATCCAGCCTTACGAAGCTGCCAATGAGCGACCACTCCCCTTTCAAAGGTTCCACCTGGCGGTTAAAAACCAGTAATTTCAGCTTACCTTCATCAAAACCAAAAATGATACAATCGGTTGCTACGTACATTTTCTCTCGAACCTGGTACAGGTCGTTTTGGGGGTCGCTCATGATTGGGAATTTTTATAAAGATAGAGATTTCAAAATTTCCTTTCAGAAAAATGAACGTAAAATTTACATTTATTATATTTGAACGAAACATTTAAAATATTACGACTTGTCTCACATTCATTCTTTTGAAGGTTTACCGGTAGATTTCCAGGATTTCCAGTCAGAAATTCAGGTGGATTCTCCGGGAAGGATCAACCTTATTGGCGAACATACCGATTATAATGATGGTTTTGTCATGCCCACTGCCATCGATAAAAAGATCTATTTTGAATTCCGCAGAAATGGTTCTGATCATCTTTGCCGCATTTACAGCAAGACCTTTGGCCGTGGTTTCGAATTTGACCTTCGGAAGATTGAAAAAGGCATTGGCTGGGAAAATTACATTATTGGCGTGGTGAACGAACTTTTGCTGTTAGACCGAAAGCT contains the following coding sequences:
- a CDS encoding NUDIX hydrolase translates to MSDPQNDLYQVREKMYVATDCIIFGFDEGKLKLLVFNRQVEPLKGEWSLIGSFVRLDEDLDVACERVLRETTGLENVFMQQLKCYGKKDRDPGYRCISVAHYALIRIDEYDKELVRQHGASWYEINEVPQLILDHNQMVLDALKQLKYNARYRPIGFELLPEKFTIPQLQCLYEAIYQRELDSRNFRKKVTSLRVLEKLDEKDKSGSKRGAFLYRFDHENYQKLVESGYDFEIA